One window of the Janthinobacterium sp. PAMC25594 genome contains the following:
- a CDS encoding SDR family oxidoreductase: protein MPTALIIGASRGIGHAIARQYCHDGWRVIATARTQDACDALAQLGAEAHQLDVTDVDGCAALGRKLDDEKLDVAILNAGVYGPRHDGTPTQEDFDAVMHTNVLAAMRLLPILAPLVVNAKGKLAVLSSHMGSLSERGNPSGSLYRASKAALNSVLIDTALVHGPQGVSCVAFHPGWVRTDMGGAGADISPEESAAGIRATLASLPATDKAVFRNYDGKPIGW, encoded by the coding sequence ATGCCTACCGCATTGATCATCGGCGCCTCGCGCGGCATCGGCCACGCAATCGCCCGTCAATACTGCCACGACGGCTGGCGGGTGATCGCCACGGCGCGCACACAAGACGCTTGCGACGCCCTTGCGCAACTGGGCGCGGAAGCGCACCAGCTCGACGTGACGGATGTGGACGGCTGTGCCGCCCTGGGCCGTAAGCTCGACGATGAAAAACTCGACGTGGCCATCCTCAACGCGGGCGTGTATGGCCCCCGTCACGACGGTACCCCCACGCAAGAAGATTTCGATGCCGTCATGCACACGAACGTGCTGGCGGCCATGCGGCTGCTGCCGATCCTGGCACCGCTGGTGGTCAATGCAAAAGGGAAACTCGCCGTGCTGTCCTCGCACATGGGTTCCCTGAGCGAACGGGGCAACCCCAGCGGTTCGCTGTACCGCGCCAGCAAGGCCGCCTTGAATTCCGTGCTGATCGACACAGCCCTCGTGCATGGCCCGCAAGGCGTCAGCTGCGTGGCTTTCCACCCAGGCTGGGTGCGCACGGACATGGGCGGCGCCGGCGCGGATATTTCCCCGGAAGAAAGCGCTGCCGGTATCCGCGCCACGCTGGCCAGCCTGCCGGCCACGGACAAGGCCGTGTTCCGCAACTACGATGGCAAGCCCATCGGCTGGTAA
- a CDS encoding acetyl-CoA C-acyltransferase, whose product MNDPVVIVGAARTPMGAFQGDFANVTASDLGAVAIRAAVERSGVAPDAVEHVFFGNCLMAGQGQAPARQALRKAGLPDSTGAVTLSKMCGSAMQTTMFAHDTLLAGSADVVVAGGMESMTNAPYLVPKARGGYRIGHGMIYDHMMMDGLEDAYSRDEKGNARSMGTFAEECASQYGFTREAQDAFAIDSVKRAQAATKDGSFEWEIVPVTVSGRGGDTIVSIDEGPQKARLEKIPTLKAAFKKDGTITAASSSSINDGAAALVLMRESTAKKLGCTVIAKIHGHATHAQAPNEFTTAPIGAIKKLYAKTGWSSSKVDLFEINEAFAAVPMAAMHDLDIPHSKINIHGGACALGHPIGASGARIIVTLLGALKKTGGKRGVAALCIGGGEATAMAIELV is encoded by the coding sequence ATGAATGATCCAGTCGTAATCGTCGGTGCCGCGCGCACCCCCATGGGCGCCTTCCAGGGCGATTTTGCCAACGTCACCGCCAGCGACCTGGGCGCCGTGGCCATCCGCGCCGCCGTCGAACGGTCCGGCGTGGCGCCGGATGCCGTGGAACACGTGTTTTTCGGCAATTGCCTGATGGCTGGCCAGGGCCAGGCGCCCGCGCGCCAGGCCTTGCGCAAGGCTGGCTTGCCCGATTCCACGGGCGCCGTGACCTTGTCGAAAATGTGCGGCTCGGCCATGCAGACGACCATGTTCGCGCATGACACCTTGCTCGCCGGCAGCGCCGACGTGGTGGTGGCGGGCGGCATGGAATCGATGACCAACGCCCCCTACCTGGTGCCGAAGGCGCGCGGCGGCTACCGCATCGGCCACGGCATGATCTATGACCACATGATGATGGATGGCCTGGAAGATGCCTACAGCCGCGATGAAAAGGGCAATGCCCGCTCGATGGGCACATTTGCCGAAGAGTGCGCCAGCCAGTACGGCTTCACGCGCGAAGCGCAGGATGCGTTTGCCATCGACTCGGTGAAACGCGCGCAAGCGGCCACCAAGGATGGCAGTTTCGAATGGGAAATCGTGCCCGTGACCGTTTCCGGCCGCGGCGGCGACACCATCGTCAGCATCGATGAAGGCCCGCAAAAAGCCCGCCTGGAAAAAATCCCGACCCTGAAAGCGGCGTTCAAGAAGGACGGCACCATCACGGCCGCCTCGTCTTCGTCGATCAACGATGGCGCGGCCGCCCTGGTGCTGATGCGCGAATCGACGGCGAAAAAGCTCGGCTGCACCGTCATCGCCAAGATCCACGGCCACGCCACGCACGCACAGGCGCCGAACGAATTCACCACGGCGCCCATCGGCGCCATCAAGAAGCTGTACGCCAAAACAGGCTGGAGCAGCAGCAAGGTGGACTTGTTCGAGATCAATGAAGCGTTCGCCGCCGTGCCGATGGCCGCCATGCACGACCTGGACATTCCACACAGCAAGATCAACATCCACGGCGGCGCGTGCGCGCTGGGCCACCCGATCGGCGCCTCGGGCGCGCGCATCATCGTTACCCTGCTGGGCGCCTTGAAGAAAACCGGCGGCAAGCGCGGCGTGGCGGCCCTGTGCATCGGCGGCGGCGAAGCGACGGCGATGGCGATCGAACTGGTATAA
- the aceK gene encoding bifunctional isocitrate dehydrogenase kinase/phosphatase yields MTQIAFPKLLSSQIAFDIARTIRDGFDKHYRLFRETSQHAKRYFEQGAWSAAQTAARERIDFYDKRVQECVQMLEDEYEESELSDEVWRELKLHYIGMLTEHKQPELAETFFNSVCCNILHRTYFNNDYIFVRPVVSTEYIETQDPVPTYRVYYPGKDGLRHTLTLMLGNFQLDCAFADLERDVAQVEARLRQLFGSDKLEPNHQLQVLTSLFYRNKGAYLVGKGINGNREYPFVVPILHNRHGKLVLDTVLFEQQQIAVLFSFTRAYFLVDMEVPSAYVQFLRSLLPRKPRSEIYTILGLQKQGKTLFYRDYLQHLKHSSDHFESAPGIRGLVMLVFALPSFPYVFKVIKDFFPPPKETTRAQVQQKYLLVKHHDRVGRMADTLEYSNVAFPRARFTAELLAELKQFAPSLIEEDQEQIIIRHLYIERRMVPLNMWLSNAEKEGRDDLVEHAIIEYGNAIKELVAANIFPGDMLYKNFGVTRHQRVVFYDYDEIEYITDCQFRVIPQARTEEEEMSAEPWYPIGKHDVFPEQFGTFLLGNPRIRTYFMQHHADLLTAQYWQARKQRIEDGHIEDVFPYPQHLRFCKQAPSHPQPEIQHE; encoded by the coding sequence ATGACGCAAATTGCCTTCCCCAAATTGCTCTCTTCCCAGATTGCATTCGATATCGCGCGCACCATCCGCGACGGCTTCGACAAGCATTACCGTCTGTTCCGCGAAACGAGCCAGCACGCCAAGCGGTATTTCGAACAAGGCGCCTGGAGCGCGGCCCAGACGGCGGCCCGCGAACGCATCGACTTTTATGACAAGCGCGTGCAGGAATGCGTGCAGATGCTCGAAGATGAGTACGAAGAGTCGGAGTTGAGCGACGAAGTGTGGCGCGAACTCAAGCTGCACTACATCGGCATGCTGACGGAGCACAAGCAACCGGAACTGGCGGAAACCTTCTTCAATTCCGTCTGCTGCAACATCCTGCACCGCACTTATTTCAATAACGACTATATTTTCGTGCGTCCCGTCGTTTCCACGGAATACATCGAGACGCAAGACCCGGTGCCCACCTACCGCGTGTATTACCCGGGCAAGGATGGCTTGCGCCATACCCTGACGCTCATGCTGGGCAACTTCCAGCTGGACTGCGCATTTGCCGACCTGGAGCGCGACGTGGCCCAGGTGGAAGCGCGCCTGCGGCAGCTGTTCGGCAGCGACAAGCTGGAGCCGAACCACCAGCTCCAGGTCTTGACCAGTTTGTTCTACCGCAACAAGGGCGCCTACCTGGTCGGCAAGGGCATCAACGGCAACCGCGAATACCCGTTCGTCGTGCCCATCCTGCACAACCGCCACGGCAAGCTGGTACTCGACACGGTACTGTTCGAGCAGCAACAGATCGCCGTGCTGTTTTCGTTTACGCGTGCCTATTTTCTGGTGGATATGGAAGTGCCGTCGGCCTATGTGCAATTCCTGCGCAGCTTGCTGCCGCGCAAACCGCGCAGCGAAATTTACACGATACTGGGCCTGCAAAAACAGGGCAAGACCTTGTTTTACCGCGACTACCTGCAGCATTTAAAACACTCGTCGGACCACTTCGAAAGCGCGCCCGGCATCCGCGGCCTGGTGATGCTGGTGTTTGCCCTGCCGTCGTTTCCATATGTCTTCAAGGTGATCAAGGATTTTTTCCCGCCGCCCAAGGAAACCACGCGCGCGCAAGTCCAGCAAAAGTACTTGCTGGTGAAACACCACGACCGCGTAGGCCGCATGGCCGACACACTCGAGTATTCCAACGTGGCCTTTCCCCGTGCCCGTTTTACTGCGGAACTGCTGGCCGAGCTGAAACAGTTCGCCCCCTCGCTGATCGAGGAAGACCAGGAGCAGATCATCATCCGCCACCTGTACATCGAGCGGCGCATGGTGCCGCTGAACATGTGGCTGAGCAATGCCGAGAAGGAAGGCCGCGACGACCTGGTGGAACACGCCATCATCGAGTACGGCAACGCCATCAAGGAACTGGTGGCGGCGAATATTTTTCCGGGCGACATGCTGTATAAAAACTTTGGCGTGACACGTCATCAGCGTGTCGTTTTTTACGATTACGATGAAATCGAGTACATCACCGATTGCCAGTTCCGCGTCATCCCGCAAGCCCGCACGGAGGAGGAAGAAATGTCGGCCGAACCGTGGTATCCCATCGGCAAGCACGATGTGTTTCCCGAACAATTCGGCACATTCCTGCTGGGCAATCCCCGCATCCGCACCTATTTCATGCAGCACCATGCCGACCTGCTGACGGCGCAATATTGGCAGGCGCGCAAGCAGCGCATCGAAGACGGCCATATCGAGGACGTCTTCCCGTATCCGCAGCACCTGCGTTTTTGTAAGCAAGCACCTTCCCACCCCCAACCGGAGATCCAACATGAATGA
- a CDS encoding isovaleryl-CoA dehydrogenase — MLHLPGLTFDHGDDIASLREAIQQFAAAEIAPRAAEIDRTDQFPMDLWRKMGDMGLLGITVSEEYGGAGMGYLAHIIAMEEISRASASVGLSYGAHSNLCVNQIKRNGTAEQKAKYLPKLITGEHIGALAMSEPNAGSDVVSMKLRADFKGDRWVLNGTKMWITNGPDADVLVVYAKNDLEAGARGMTAFLIEKNFKGFSIAQKLDKLGMRGSHTGELVFQDCEVPAENVLGGLGKGVNVLMSGLDFERTVLSGGPLGIMQACMDLVVPYVHDRKQFGQAIGEFQLMQGKLADMYSTMMACKAYVYAVGQACDRATTPEAVRQLRKDAAGAILYSAEKATWMAGEAIQALGGNGYINEYPAGRLWRDAKLYEIGAGTSEIRRMLIGRELFAETK, encoded by the coding sequence ATGCTCCATCTCCCAGGCTTGACCTTTGACCACGGCGACGACATCGCCTCCCTGCGCGAAGCGATCCAACAATTTGCCGCCGCCGAAATCGCGCCGCGCGCGGCCGAGATCGACCGCACCGACCAGTTCCCCATGGACCTGTGGCGCAAGATGGGCGACATGGGCTTGCTCGGCATCACCGTCAGCGAAGAATATGGCGGCGCCGGCATGGGCTACCTGGCGCACATCATCGCCATGGAAGAGATCTCGCGCGCCTCGGCCTCCGTCGGCCTGTCCTACGGCGCCCACTCGAACCTGTGCGTGAACCAGATCAAGCGCAACGGCACGGCCGAGCAAAAGGCGAAGTACCTGCCAAAACTCATCACGGGCGAGCACATCGGCGCCTTGGCCATGTCGGAGCCGAACGCGGGCTCGGACGTCGTCAGCATGAAGCTGCGCGCCGACTTCAAGGGCGACCGCTGGGTTCTGAACGGCACCAAGATGTGGATCACCAACGGTCCCGACGCGGACGTGCTGGTGGTGTACGCGAAAAACGACCTGGAAGCGGGTGCGCGCGGCATGACGGCGTTCCTGATCGAAAAGAATTTCAAAGGATTTTCCATCGCGCAAAAGCTCGACAAGCTGGGCATGCGCGGCTCGCACACGGGCGAACTGGTGTTCCAGGATTGCGAAGTGCCGGCCGAAAACGTGCTCGGTGGCCTGGGCAAGGGCGTCAACGTGCTGATGTCGGGCCTCGATTTCGAGCGCACCGTGCTGTCCGGCGGCCCGCTGGGCATCATGCAGGCCTGCATGGACCTGGTCGTGCCCTACGTGCATGACCGCAAGCAATTTGGCCAGGCCATCGGCGAGTTCCAGTTGATGCAAGGTAAGCTGGCCGATATGTACTCGACCATGATGGCGTGCAAGGCCTATGTCTACGCCGTGGGCCAGGCCTGCGACCGCGCCACCACGCCGGAAGCCGTGCGCCAGTTGCGCAAGGATGCGGCCGGCGCCATTCTGTATAGTGCGGAGAAGGCGACCTGGATGGCGGGCGAAGCGATCCAGGCACTGGGCGGCAACGGCTACATCAACGAGTATCCGGCCGGCCGCCTGTGGCGCGATGCCAAGCTGTACGAAATCGGCGCCGGGACCAGCGAAATCCGCCGCATGCTGATCGGCCGCGAATTGTTTGCGGAAACCAAGTAA
- a CDS encoding MerR family DNA-binding transcriptional regulator: MTTYTITELAREFDITARAIRFYEDQGLLSPKREGAGGRSRVYTPRDRTRLKLTLRGKRLGLALSEIKSLVDMYESPKDTRAQMDRFLGVLAQHRQTLEQQRIDIEMALAEISAHEDACARMLADLNLDKAQTN, translated from the coding sequence ATGACGACCTATACCATTACCGAACTGGCGCGGGAATTCGACATCACGGCACGCGCCATCCGCTTCTATGAAGACCAGGGCTTGCTCAGCCCGAAGCGCGAAGGCGCAGGCGGACGCAGCCGCGTCTACACGCCGCGCGACCGCACCCGCTTGAAGCTGACCCTGCGCGGCAAGCGCCTGGGCCTGGCCCTGTCGGAAATCAAGAGCCTGGTCGACATGTACGAGTCGCCGAAGGACACGCGCGCGCAGATGGACCGCTTCCTGGGCGTGCTGGCGCAGCACCGGCAAACGCTGGAACAGCAGCGCATCGATATCGAAATGGCGCTGGCGGAAATCAGCGCGCATGAAGACGCGTGCGCGCGCATGCTGGCGGACTTGAACCTTGATAAGGCGCAAACCAACTAA
- a CDS encoding UbiX family flavin prenyltransferase — protein MPDSVPQRPRRVVVAITGATGAVYGLRLLQLLVATPGVETHLVLSDAAVLTLHQETGVGRKEIEAQAHVVHKLRDIGASIASGSFQSDGMVVAPCSMKTLAAVAHGLSDNLITRAADVVLKERRRLILMVRETPFNLAHLRNMTAVTEMGGIIFPPLPSFYHHPHSIAEMVDHTVARVIDLLGIEHALAPRWSGLKSTGDTPIQ, from the coding sequence ATGCCTGATAGTGTGCCGCAGCGGCCGCGCCGTGTCGTCGTTGCCATCACGGGCGCCACGGGCGCCGTGTATGGCTTGCGGCTGCTGCAATTGCTGGTCGCCACGCCCGGCGTCGAGACGCATCTGGTTCTGTCCGATGCCGCTGTTTTGACCCTGCACCAGGAAACGGGCGTGGGGCGCAAGGAAATCGAAGCGCAGGCGCACGTCGTGCACAAGCTGCGCGATATCGGCGCGTCGATCGCCAGCGGCTCGTTTCAATCGGATGGCATGGTCGTCGCGCCGTGCTCGATGAAGACCCTGGCGGCCGTGGCGCATGGCTTGTCGGATAATTTGATTACGCGGGCCGCCGATGTGGTGCTCAAGGAGCGCCGGCGCCTGATCCTGATGGTGCGCGAAACGCCATTCAACCTGGCGCACCTGCGCAATATGACCGCCGTGACCGAAATGGGCGGCATCATCTTCCCGCCCTTACCGAGCTTTTATCACCACCCGCACAGCATCGCGGAGATGGTCGACCATACGGTGGCGCGCGTCATCGACCTGCTCGGCATCGAGCACGCCCTGGCGCCGCGCTGGAGTGGACTTAAGTCCACTGGCGACACCCCTATCCAGTAG
- the grxD gene encoding Grx4 family monothiol glutaredoxin gives MSDVQTWIKETVTSTPVVLFMKGTAQFPQCGFSGRAIQILKACGVENIATVNVLDDPEVRQGIKDYSNWPTIPQLYVKGEFIGGSDIMNEMFESGELKTLIDA, from the coding sequence ATGAGCGACGTACAAACCTGGATCAAAGAAACCGTGACGAGCACGCCAGTCGTGCTGTTCATGAAGGGCACCGCCCAATTCCCGCAGTGCGGCTTTTCCGGCCGCGCCATCCAGATCCTGAAGGCATGCGGCGTGGAAAACATCGCCACCGTCAACGTGCTGGACGACCCGGAAGTGCGCCAGGGCATCAAGGATTATTCGAACTGGCCGACCATTCCGCAGCTGTATGTGAAAGGCGAGTTCATCGGTGGTTCCGATATCATGAATGAAATGTTTGAATCGGGCGAACTGAAAACCCTGATCGATGCCTGA
- a CDS encoding Tex family protein gives MLPTIEQRLALELAAKPVQVAAAIELLDEGATVPFIARYRKEATGGLDDIQLRLLEERLRYLRELEERRAAIVASITEQNKMTPELLDAVMHAEDKTRLEDLYLPYKQKRRTKAQIAIEAGLMPLADCLLDNPELTPEMEAGKFLRDAFTSADGNNPGVADTKAALDGARQILMERFAEDATLLQTLREYVQEHGIVESKVVEGKQDEGEKFADYFAYSETISTVPSHRALALLRGRREGILDVTLRLDTEAEKPKWDAPHNPCEGRIAVRFGIKQQGRPADKWLADTARWTWRVKSFMHLETELMGALRERSELDAINVFATNLKALLLAAPAGQRATMGLDPGLRTGVKVAVVDATGKVVDTAVIYPHQPKNDWDGSLHTLGRLAAKHNVSLISIGNGTASRETDKLAQDLIKQHPEAKMTKIVVSEAGASVYSASEFASKELPDMDVSLRGAVSIARRLQDPLAELVKIDPKSIGVGQYQHDVSQSQLARSLDAVVEDCVNAVGVDVNTASAPLLARVSGLSASVAQSIVSYRDMKGAFTSRAALKAVPRLGDKTFEQAAGFLRVMGGENPLDASAVHPESYPLVEKILADIKKDIQAVIGETALLKTLSPAKYADETFGVPTITDILKELEKPGRDPRPEFTTATFKEGVEEIRDLRPDMILEGVVTNVAAFGAFVDIGVHQDGLVHISALSSTFVKDPHTVVKAGQVVRVKVLEVDEKRKRIALTMRLTDSAPQAGSKPEQKGDRNDRRGLAQHQSQSRNAPEPAGSMAAAFAKLRG, from the coding sequence ATGCTGCCCACTATCGAACAACGCCTTGCCCTTGAACTTGCCGCCAAACCGGTGCAAGTTGCCGCCGCCATCGAACTGCTCGACGAAGGCGCCACCGTGCCCTTCATCGCCCGTTACCGCAAGGAAGCAACCGGCGGCCTCGACGATATCCAGCTGCGCCTGCTCGAAGAGCGCCTGCGCTACCTGCGCGAACTGGAAGAGCGGCGCGCCGCCATCGTGGCGTCGATCACGGAACAGAACAAGATGACGCCTGAGCTGCTCGATGCCGTCATGCACGCGGAAGACAAGACGCGCCTGGAAGATTTGTATCTGCCGTACAAGCAGAAGCGCCGCACGAAGGCGCAGATCGCCATCGAAGCGGGCTTGATGCCGCTGGCCGACTGTTTGCTGGACAATCCCGAACTGACGCCGGAAATGGAAGCGGGCAAGTTCCTGCGCGACGCGTTTACGAGTGCCGACGGGAATAATCCTGGCGTGGCCGACACCAAGGCAGCCCTCGACGGCGCGCGCCAGATCCTGATGGAGCGCTTCGCCGAAGACGCAACGTTGCTGCAAACCTTGCGCGAATACGTGCAGGAACACGGCATCGTCGAATCGAAAGTGGTGGAAGGCAAGCAGGATGAAGGCGAAAAATTCGCCGATTATTTCGCATACTCGGAAACAATTTCCACAGTGCCATCGCACCGCGCGCTGGCGCTGCTGCGCGGCCGCCGCGAAGGCATCCTCGACGTCACCCTGCGCCTGGACACGGAAGCGGAAAAACCGAAATGGGATGCGCCGCACAACCCGTGCGAAGGCCGCATCGCCGTCCGCTTCGGCATCAAGCAACAAGGCCGCCCGGCCGACAAATGGCTGGCGGACACGGCGCGCTGGACCTGGCGCGTGAAAAGCTTCATGCACCTGGAAACGGAACTGATGGGCGCGCTGCGCGAACGCTCGGAACTCGATGCGATCAACGTCTTCGCCACCAATCTGAAAGCGCTGCTGCTGGCCGCGCCGGCCGGCCAGCGCGCCACCATGGGCCTCGATCCCGGCCTGCGCACGGGCGTCAAGGTCGCCGTGGTCGATGCCACCGGTAAAGTGGTCGACACGGCCGTGATCTACCCGCACCAGCCGAAGAACGACTGGGATGGCTCGCTGCACACGCTGGGCCGTCTGGCAGCCAAGCACAATGTGTCGCTGATTTCGATCGGCAACGGCACCGCCTCGCGCGAGACCGATAAACTGGCGCAGGATTTGATCAAGCAGCACCCGGAAGCGAAGATGACGAAGATCGTCGTCTCGGAAGCGGGCGCGTCGGTGTATTCGGCGTCCGAATTCGCCTCGAAAGAGCTGCCGGACATGGATGTGTCGCTGCGCGGCGCCGTGTCGATCGCGCGCCGCCTGCAAGATCCGCTGGCCGAGCTGGTCAAGATTGATCCGAAATCGATCGGCGTGGGCCAGTACCAGCATGACGTGAGCCAAAGCCAGCTGGCCCGCTCGCTCGATGCCGTGGTGGAAGATTGCGTGAATGCCGTCGGCGTGGACGTCAATACCGCGTCCGCTCCCCTGCTGGCGCGCGTCTCCGGCCTGTCGGCCAGCGTGGCGCAAAGCATCGTCAGCTACCGCGACATGAAGGGTGCGTTCACCTCGCGCGCGGCGTTAAAGGCCGTGCCGCGCCTGGGCGACAAAACGTTCGAACAGGCGGCCGGCTTTTTGCGCGTGATGGGCGGCGAGAACCCGCTGGACGCCTCGGCCGTCCACCCGGAATCGTACCCGCTGGTGGAAAAGATTTTGGCGGACATCAAGAAGGACATCCAGGCCGTCATCGGCGAAACGGCCCTGCTGAAAACCCTCAGCCCGGCAAAATACGCGGATGAAACGTTCGGCGTGCCGACCATTACCGATATCTTGAAGGAACTGGAAAAGCCCGGCCGCGACCCGCGTCCCGAGTTCACCACCGCCACCTTCAAGGAAGGCGTGGAAGAAATCCGCGACTTGCGCCCGGACATGATTTTAGAAGGCGTGGTCACCAACGTGGCCGCCTTTGGCGCCTTCGTCGACATCGGCGTGCACCAGGATGGCCTGGTGCACATCTCGGCCCTGTCGAGCACGTTTGTGAAAGACCCGCACACGGTGGTCAAGGCGGGCCAGGTCGTGCGTGTCAAAGTGCTGGAAGTCGATGAAAAGCGCAAGCGCATCGCGCTGACCATGCGCCTGACGGACAGCGCGCCGCAGGCGGGCAGCAAGCCGGAGCAAAAAGGCGACCGCAACGACCGCCGCGGCCTGGCGCAGCACCAGTCGCAATCGCGCAACGCCCCCGAACCGGCCGGCAGCATGGCCGCCGCGTTCGCCAAGCTGCGCGGCTAA
- a CDS encoding secretin and TonB N-terminal domain-containing protein, whose protein sequence is MTFARPAASADGADAAAHTTLRFDLPAQPLDAALVAFGEVTGYSVLVSSQLAAGRVAAPVRGDYTPAEALRRLLAGTRLAARFSGSNAFTLLALADTPVAPVPAPAEAAPATPPLQGYAAILQRSLTRALCRLHPDAFGRYRLAFQLWLDERGKVRAVHVLEASGVEQRDRAVLQRLRSLLMDGAPPAGLPQPLTILLTPRPDPGADCAPYLMAGAP, encoded by the coding sequence ATGACATTCGCGCGACCGGCTGCCAGTGCGGACGGCGCCGACGCGGCCGCGCACACGACCCTGCGCTTCGACTTGCCCGCCCAGCCGCTCGATGCGGCCCTGGTGGCGTTTGGCGAAGTGACCGGGTATTCCGTGCTCGTCAGCAGCCAGCTGGCGGCGGGCAGAGTGGCGGCCCCCGTGCGCGGTGACTACACGCCGGCCGAGGCGCTGCGGCGCTTGCTGGCCGGTACCCGGCTGGCGGCGCGCTTCAGCGGCAGCAATGCCTTCACCTTGCTGGCGCTGGCCGACACCCCCGTGGCACCCGTGCCCGCGCCGGCCGAAGCGGCGCCCGCCACGCCGCCGTTGCAGGGCTATGCGGCCATCCTGCAGCGCTCGCTCACGCGCGCCCTGTGCCGCTTGCATCCGGACGCCTTCGGCCGCTACCGCCTGGCCTTCCAGTTGTGGCTCGACGAGCGGGGCAAGGTGCGCGCCGTGCATGTGCTGGAAGCGAGCGGCGTGGAACAGCGCGACCGTGCCGTGCTGCAACGCTTGCGCAGCCTGCTGATGGATGGCGCGCCGCCGGCGGGCTTGCCGCAACCGCTGACGATTTTACTGACGCCGCGCCCCGACCCCGGCGCCGATTGCGCGCCCTACCTGATGGCCGGGGCACCCTGA
- a CDS encoding RNA polymerase sigma factor, with translation MSDLLKATLRKLFLERYGQFRRHLQRRLGSEDLANDALHETYLRVERMNAPEAISYPSAYLMRIAINIAEDQRRDNARLLSLPDIDDLYEMADELADPARTFSARAELEELERALQELPKRRRAIVIAARVDQLPHRDIAERLGISARTVEKELRAGLEHCCERMGRDFIQRFGPGAGKTSKHHD, from the coding sequence ATGTCGGATTTGCTGAAAGCCACCTTGCGCAAGCTGTTCCTGGAACGCTATGGACAGTTTCGCCGCCACCTGCAGCGCCGCCTGGGCTCGGAAGACCTGGCCAACGATGCGCTGCATGAAACGTATTTGCGGGTGGAACGGATGAACGCGCCCGAGGCGATCAGCTATCCGTCCGCCTACCTGATGCGCATCGCCATCAACATTGCGGAAGATCAACGCCGCGACAATGCACGCCTGCTCAGCCTGCCCGATATCGACGACTTGTACGAGATGGCCGATGAATTGGCCGACCCGGCCCGCACCTTCAGCGCGCGCGCCGAGCTGGAAGAACTGGAGCGGGCCTTGCAGGAGTTGCCGAAACGCCGGCGCGCCATCGTCATCGCCGCCCGCGTCGACCAGTTGCCGCACCGCGATATCGCCGAGCGCTTGGGCATTTCCGCCCGCACGGTGGAGAAGGAATTGCGCGCCGGACTCGAACATTGTTGCGAACGCATGGGACGCGATTTCATCCAGCGCTTCGGTCCCGGCGCGGGAAAAACGTCTAAACATCATGATTGA